The genomic DNA TAGCAGAGCAGCACCAGGTCTGGGTTGTCGTGGACATGATACTGAAAATGCGGTTGGCCGTCTGGCGGGATGCGACTGGTCGATCCTGGCCACGCTCGCAACAGCTGCATCTGTACTGCTCCTCATTTCGCCATGCAGCCAGCGGCTGTCACTCGTCGTCTCGCACGTGCGACTCCGGAATCGCGTCAAAGACCATTCTGGACGCCCTGTTGCCCGGGAGGTTCGTAAAGCAAGTGATGGACCGTGGTTCCCTGCCCTTCGGCTACCCGCCAACCGCCTCGACGAACTCTGGGTCCAACACCGGCACGTCATGCCAAACAACGGCGTCTCCCAGCATGGCTGTCGGAACACAACAGAGCAAAAGAACCTACGCCGCTGGGAGCGTGGTCTCGGTGGTCTACGACAGCCTCCGTCAATCTGGGACTGGCTGGGATTCATTCACGATTTCGCTGTGCTATGGTGATACCAGCCATTGTGCTAATGCACGCGCATGGTCTGTCTACAAACGCCATCTGGAAGTCGTGGGATCCAGCAGGAATGGGTAGCGACACCACGATCTAGATGCTCTGTCTCCTCATGCGACGCATTCAATCATCGAAAAGTCTGAAGCATGTCTGCAGTATCCTTCTCAACCACCACGAATCCATCTGCCCCATCTTCTTTTGCGGCTAACAGAAGTTTGGTCGTGGCAGCAATTCTTTCCACGCCGCTGCGAATTTTCTCTTCCGCTTCCCAAGCAAAGCAGAGTCGTATACTGCTATCGCAAGGCACTGCCTCCTCGTCACCAGGAACTTCGAAAATTTTGCCAGGTGCCACGATCAGGTTTTCCTCTGCCTGCAACCTTGTCGCCAATTCCGTGCCACGTAGTCCCTTCGGTAGTCCGAGCCAAAGGAAATATCCGCCAGCGACCTCGCGATCTGGCTGTGGAATTGTGAAACCGAGAGGCTGTAAGTGTTGGCGTACAGCAGTGATCAAGGTCCTGTAGCGGGTCCCGTAGGCTGGGCATAACACTGTCTTGATGTGGTTCTGGATTTGGCCAGTCTGTAGGAGGCGTGTGAGGTATGTTGATGTTAGGTGCGAAGGAGAGCCACCAGATCGCTGGCAACCGCTGCAAGATATCAGCCATGTGCTAACACTGCAGAACGAAACACGACGATCGGGTAGCTAGCGTGGTAATGATATCCCAAAGTAAACATAAAAACAAAGACAAATGTGCTGCGCAGCTAGGATACTGTACCTTCGCACGGGACAAGGAGAGATGTTGCACTTACGCTTGACCAAGACCATATGCGAACTTCGGTGTCGCCTCTGCCCAACCTGATCGTAGACCAGGACCCGCGAGTTTGGACCATGTTCCGTTGCTCATAACGTTACCAAAGCCATCAGCACCCTCACGTTCAGCGCCACCATCCAGCTCGCGATCAATGTCCACGATCCGAGGAAGGTGGGCTTTCTTCAGTGTCGTCTCCGTTTCACCAACGGGCCACTGTAGAAAGTCGTAGACGTCGTCACAAACGATCAAAGCATCAAACTCTCGTGCGAGTTTCACGAGTTCACGCCTCCTGCGCAGAGTCATTGTCCTCGACGAAGGATTGGAGAACGACGGCACAGTATAGATCAAATGTCGGAAAACCTTGGCTCTCTTCCGATCGGGCTTGTAACGGGGGGCTGTGTTTCCTGTGTTCTGTGCATGATCCTCGCTCTTGCGGATCTCTCGCCGCAGATACTCGATGTCTAtgccctcttcatcctctgggACTGCTCTCAGCTTTTCGCCGAAGCCAGCGTCTTCAAACATGCGGAAGATGAGCATGTATCCAGGCGTCACGATCCAGACATTGCGTGTATACTCAGGATCTGTATACACACCAAGCGCTACGCTCATGTTCTGCGATGCGCCGCCTGTGATAGTGATGCGCTCGAAGTCGATGGGTCGGACGGGCTCATAGAAGTCCGTGAGCCATTTCGCAACGGCTTCACGGCATGGCTTGTAGCCCTCGTCAGGCCCATAGAGAAGCCCAGGAATCACAACGGACTGGTCAGACAGGGCATGATGAGCAGCTTCCTGTATCAGCTTGGCAGGCAGCAAGTCGGTTGAAGGCCAGCCCTGTCAGAGTCAGAGGCTGAATGTGATGAGATGACCGGTGCTACTCTCACTCTCAACAGATTGATAGCTTCTTTCGCAGACGACATCTTTAGCGCAGAGTTCGCTCGGGGCTCGATAGCGGCGGCGGCTGTTGAGTTTGACCAGAATAGATTCCGAAcgaggcggagaagatcGTTTCTGGGCATTGACGTGCTCGGAGGAAGTCCTTCTCGTCCTACCTGTCCACTGCTTGCTGCCGAACGTGACTCCTCAGCCTTGCGAGCAACGGAAGGAGCTGCAGACTTCGCGGTCGACTCCAGGAGGATGTGAAACGGTTCGGCGAGACGCACCGCACAAGACCGGTAGTCTCACGTTGGAGCCGGCGGAGTGCGTGGCAAGTGATCGTTTTGCGCGGCGCATTTCTATTTACGACGTCATCCTCCGCCGCCCACTTTCTCGCAGCGTCTGCAGCCCCAGCGCAGCTCGCGCTCTCAGCCACACAGACAAGGCGTTTCCATTGCCAATAGCCCACGACGTGATCCTCGGTGGCTCCCTCATTTTCGCCCGCCCACCGGGTGCCTTGATCCTGATCCGCGCGAGTCTTAGCATAGCAACCGCCAGGGCTGGCTGTGACCAGGATCTGCCTCGCGACTCCGCCCCTGCGTGTTGGCCTATTGCGTAAGTAGCTAAGGCACTTTAGCATGACACCTGCCTCACATGTGCGTGTTCTCGGGTACTGCCCACTTTCATGTTGTCCACCTGATCCCATTCACCTCTCTTGCTTGTTTGCCTGTTTTTGTTGTTTGGGCGTGATACAATATTCCTCGAAATCGAATACCTATGCACAACCTAGAAATCTCAAGTATATCCCATCACCCTCCTCACCATGGCGCGAAGACTTtccgccatcttcaccaacTCCTTCCAGtctgaggacaagaagaacacgGCACCGAGCTCGAGTACATCGCCGCGACGAACATCTCCTCCCAATGCGAACCGATCGAAATCGCCCAGCAAGCTGTCGAAGCAGGTGCCACAAAACGAACACTCTCGAAAGCCCTCTGGGGCATTTTTGACAGCCGACAATGCCGCCCCTCCTACGCTCCCCAGCTTGCAGAGTCTACAGGATGACTTTGCGGCCATGGGCACAGATCGCGATCTcatgccaccgccgcccttGAATGCAGGCTCACATTCGAGGTCGAATTCAGCCAATTCGAGACCGGGCACACCCGGAGGCCTGAACCCGAGCAGACCTGCTACACCAATAATACAACTGCCTGGGCAGTCGCCGATAGATGACAAGAAAAAGAGCAAGCACTGGTGGAATAAGAAGGATGACAAAAATGAGGCATCGAAGGGTCCTATAGCATGGATCTCGGGACATCCTCAAAAGATTCCGTACGATGTCGAGTCTCTAATAAACGCGCAGCCTCTTCCAGAGCTCTGGAACAATGACGAAGGCAACTGCTTCGTATATTTCTACCCGCGCACCTCGGGCAAAGGAGCATCGTTGAAGGTGGATTCACAAATTTTCGCTTCTTCGCCAATGCTTACCAAGCTCGCATTTGGCGACATCTATAGTAGCCAAAGTGTGGTAAATGGCGATAGAAGGGCCAtgcagctggaagagcatGCTCCGCACGCGCCGCCCGCCGACTCGCTGACATCTCCTACGGGCGTCACGCGAAAGCCAGTAGGCGGCACGGTGCATGGTTCGAGCTCGACGTCTTCACGCGACTCTCGAGGTGGTTACTCCAATTTCTCAGAGCCTCAGGAAAGCCATCTGTACCTACCTATCAAGCTGAGTACGGATGACACAACTCAGCCCGGCACAGGGAAGGCAAGCACAGAAGACGTGCAGACTCTGATCGATTATCGCAACTTCTTTGCCTTCCTTTCCGGACAATCTTTGGTTGCGACCGAGAGGCGAAGCTCATTCTTTGGAATTTTCATGACCATCGCAGGTATCTTAAAGTCCTACCAATTCACGAATGTGGATGGATCGACATACGGAGAGGTAGCGAACTCTAGCTTCGATGCGTACGTTGAGGAACTAGGACTTGGAGACTGCCGATCGAGTCGCGAGAAGACCATCGAAGGGCTTGTCCTCGGTGAGCGTATGAAGAACGTATCCCTGTACAACGAGGCTTTCACACACGCCGCTGGAAAGCATCAGGATCTGCTGGCCCTCAAAAGTCCGAAGTTCAACATGATCAGTCCTATCACGCAAAATCGACTGACGCGTGCGGCGATGGATCTCGACAAACGTTTGGCAGCTATCCGCCTTATCATGACCGATTTCGACTTTCCTTTCCTGTTCTCCGGCATCATGGCCTCAAAGACGTCCATCGAACGGAAAGAAGGTGTACGCTTCGACGCTTGGAAAGAGCACTTTTTGGGGATGCGAAAGTTCATGCTTGGTCTCCTGAAGCAGCGTTATGGCGACTGGCCTCCAAaggcaagcagcaagaagaataCTCTCGAGACATCTGGTCTCAATCGCCTGGTACTTCGAGATGTCTATCATGACTTGTCTTCCATGTACGACTTGCTTGTAGACCGCAACAGCCTGACTTCGAGGACCATCGACGGTATCAATATGGATGACTCGCGGGATGAGGCTGTGATTCGTGGACTGAGGGCAGTGCTGTCAGAATACGACCGCTCAACACCACCCGTAAAGCCACCGATTCCTTTTGATCTTCCAAAACTCCCTACACTGCGAAGCTCGAGGAAAGATTTCGGCGCCGATTCCAAGAAAGACGCCAAAGCATTactgaagaagctcaaggatgATGAGATTCACCAAATTCTCCGAGCGAGCTGGAACGACGATGCACTTGTCACGCCATTTGTGGACGCATTCCgtgagatggagaagagagcGGCGCATGGCTGCACGGCTTCTGAGCTCGAAGATCTTCGCATTGGACAGTGGATCTTCATGTACACAGTGTTGCAAGCTTTGCCAATGTTAGCATGTGACGCGCCAAGTTTGAAGTGGACGAAAGGCGTGGAGTATTTCTTGTGCGAACCGCCTCGATCTGGCGTGCCATGGGCGGATCCGAATGCTGCAGGTGGGCGTGTTGGGAGCAGAACGTGGTTTTCAGTGGGCGCTGGCGGAGGTGTGGTTTCCCTTCCTTCGGACCTGATTGATCATGGTGTGGAGGGCATATACAAGAGAAGTCACTGTTGGGTCATGGCGGAGCGATGGTGCGCAGCGAATCCAATCCTGAGCGCCGCATTGCACGAACAGACGAACAGTACGGCGCAGCATGATGCTCAGGGCCTACCAGCACCACCATCTGGAAATGATCTGCTTCGTCCGAATAGCCAGACGAGCAGTCGCGGCAGCAAGAGGCTATCAACTCTTGGCCTCGGCTTAGAGGCACTTCCGCTGCCGGCTGGAGTCACGCCTGATGGCAGTTACCCGAGTCCTGCAGTGTCCGAAAGACCACGGACGCCAGTGCACTCGGTCGACGCATCGAAAACCTTCGATGCAATCCTAGGCGGCTCTCCAGCGACCAATGCGAAGAGTGgaaaggacaagaagaaaaagtGAGATGAGATGCACATACTGTATGCCGTAAGATCCAAAAAAATAATGACCGAGACTCAAACATTGGGAGCACTCTTGTGTAGACAGGCCACATTGTCTCACCTCACCTCGCAGAGGTAGATGTCTTGGCATAAAGCAGATTCCGACTGAACACGAGAAGAACTGATGAAGCCAAGATTGTGTAATTTGGGACAATCCCATGATCGCTGCATTTACTCGTGCCTCGACTCTTCTCAGAGCACGCACGTGGCGCGGAGAAGCCGGACGGCATGGCTGTCAAAAGCCAACTCGCCATTAACTCAGGCACAAAACTATTCTGGCTCTGCCAAGACCAGGTTTGGTCAAGGGTGGCCTCGAACAACAGTCATCCTCATCTGCTGGTACTTTGACTGACTCGTCGCAGAAGCACAACGCTCAACACGATATCGTACTTTCGGAAGCATGGCGAACATGTTGCGAACACGCCAGTCTGTCTCGCTTCACCACGACTGAAGGCGTTTGCGTGAGCTTTGAGAAAAGGTCCAAATATGCATTGATCCGGTATACTTTCTTCATCCATGGAAGTTGCGAAGTCAAACATGTTCATTATAGATTCCAACGTGGGACATGCCTGCCGAGGCTCTGAGCGTGTCCAAATGAAACGACAGGAACGACCACTCTCCTCACCAcgccatcatcgacttcCCATTCCATACCTTACCTTCTGTCTGGATTACACTTCTGCAGCATCATTCGGCACACTCTTTTGCCATTTCGGGCGCAATCATTGGTATCATAATTCAAACAGCAAAGAGATCATGGACTGTTAGCACATCTTTGACTCATTGATCATCGTTGGACCTTTTGTTCAACTTTCATTTTCCTCCTTCTGCACAAGCGGTGGAGCAGCACTCAGTGGGAGTCTACTACGGCCGAGATCAGCCAGGCCACTGATAGCACCTACTACACGCGGCCGCGTCCACATCTAGGTACGAGCACATTGTCACATATCGACGATTCCCTACGACTGGATCTTCTCACTGACATGTAGCAGGATGTTGTTCTCTCAATTTGTCGCCACTCTTGGCTTCATCAGTATCACTGGAGCATTGCCGTCGCAGAAACGTTCTACAACATACGTGCTAAAGGAACGCCACGTGGTGCCGAGATCATGGAGGAAACTTGGACCTGCTTCCAAGCGTGACACTCTCAATCTGAAGATCGGACTTGTCCAACAGAATCCTGGTGCGATCGAGCAGCACTTGATGCAAATATCGGATCCCACACACGAACGTTATGGCAAGCACCTGAGCCAAGAAGAAATTGACGAAATCGTGGCGCCACCGAAAGAGTCTATGGACTTGGTGAAATCGTGGCTGGAAGAACACGGCATTACGAACTATGTTCCAAACAAGTCCAAGACGATGATCCACTGCGCAATCCCTATCGGCAAGGCGGAGACTCTCCTGAACACTACCTATTCGACCTTCAAACACGAGGATGGCACGGAGATCAACCGTGCACCTGAGTGGTCACTTCCCGAATTCCTTCTTGATTCTGTTGAGATTGTTCAACCTACGAACTCATTCTTCCATCCAAAACAGCATTTGGTTTCTGACAACAATGCTTGGCACGATGCCGCTTGGTGGAAATCTGAAGGACAGCAGGTCTACCCACAGGCCTTCGCAGGTACAGCTGATGGGCAGTATGGGCAGTCTTATGAGTCAAACATCAATGGCCAGCCGCCGCCGGTGCAAGGAGCACAAGTGCCGCAGTTTGGACAATCGCAGCCTCAGCAGAACGGACAGCCCAGTCAAGGCGGGTTCCAGCCCCCTCAAGGCGGCAACGTTGGCGGTACTATTGATGTCTCCCAAGTTTGTCAAGACCGTATGTTGACCTGTGGTTGATAGGCGAATTTGAGCTGACTTGAAACAGAGTATGTCACACCACAGTGTCGCCGAACGCTCTATGGAACCATCGACTACATCCCTCAAGCACCCAATCAGCAGACGGTCGCGACAACAAATTATCTGAACCAGACTGTGATTCGAAGCGACATCTCACAGTTTATGCAAACATTCCGACCAGATGCTTCTAACATAGGAAATGAAGTCAACATCGTCTCTATTGCCAACGGCGACGTCGATCAGAACATCAGCCCGCAGAAGATTGCGGAATCAACTAATCAGGAGGCAAATCTGGATGCGGGCAATATTGCAAGTATCGCTTATCCAATTCCGTTGACTGCATATCACACTGGTGGCAGCCCGCCTTTCCAGCCGAGCGCTGCCACTCCGGACAACACCAACGAGCCATATCTTGAGTGGCTGGATTACATGCTTGCCCTTGATCAAGTCCCACAAGTCATCAGTACTTCATACGGAGATGAAGAGATGACAGTTCCCAGATCATATGCCGAGCGTGTCTGCAGCGGGTTCGCACAGCTCTCGGCTCGAGGTGTATCACTGATCGTCAGTACGGGAGACGATGGAGTCGGCAAAGATGGCCAATGTATCGCCAACGATGGCAGTGGCGACAAATTTGTGGCCGTCTTCCCAGCAAGCTGTCCATGGGTCACTGGAGTCGGTGCAACGTCGGGCTTTAACCCAGAAGTCGCCGTGAGTCGCTTCGCTTCGGGCGGTGGCTTCAGCTACTATTTTGACGCGCCAGAATACCAGAAAAGCACTACCCAGGCTTACATCCAGAGCCTGGGGTCGCAGTACGGTGGTGCTTATAATCCAACCGGGAGAGGCTACCCAGATGTTGCCGCGCATGGAGATCATGATGCTGTTGTATTCAATGGGGAGCTCAGCACTATCGGTGGCACATCTGCTTCTGCACCCACCTTCGCTGGAGTCATTGCTCTGGTCAACGACGCTTTAATCGCGGCTGGAAAGCCACCGCTCGGGTTCTTGAATCCTTGGATCTATTCTGTCGGCTATCAAGGCCTCACCGATATTGTCAGCGGCAGCAGTTCTGGCTGTAATACTGCCGGCTTCCCAGCGCAGCAAGGTTGGGACGCGGTCACTGGTTTTGGAACACCAAACTTCCGACAGTTGGTGCAGCTTGCGTTGAATGGTCCAACCGATGGGTCTTCGGCACTACCGAGGGGAGGTCAGTGAAATTAGCATGCTGAATCCTGTGCGATGTCAATCAGTAGGAGGGTCGTGCTCCAGCTGCCCACTTTCAGAAGGGCTTTTTGAAATTTGCAGTGGTGGTTGTGAGCGTGCCACCTAGCTGCTTCTGGCGAGAATTCTGAGCATTAAACCTAGAGAAGAGCTTGTAGTTTTCTGTTATTTCGTAATGTTGAAATCGATGAGAAACCTGTACTGTGCGGTCAAAAAGTTGTGATCAATGGAAAAGGAGAAGATCGAACTGTGTCTCGCGCGGTCACGCGTCTTCGCGACGCCAACGCGGGGCAGTCGCGTTTCCACTTTACGCGACTTCACCCTTCTCATCTCCATAATCACGTACGACATCATGCCACCGAGAAAAGAACCCAAGGAGCAAGTCGTGTATCCCTCATCAAAGGCGAAGACACCTGCCTTCAAACCTTTGCGGCCAACAAAGATAGGCCGCACCTCGACCACAGAATCTGAAAGTGCCGTTCCCAAACCGAAACCAACGGCGAAGAAAGCAGGACCGTCTACATCAAGACCTAACCCAGCTTCGAAAGCAAGACCGAAAATCACGGTACTGCCTGAtagcgaagacgacgatgacgaaaaCGTGAACGGTTCCGCCAAAGGCGGCGCCGCCAATGATaccgatgaagacgacgagagcCTACCGTCCCTTTCCACCACTGCTACAAATTTGAACAAGACTACAGCCAAGCGCAAAGCTTCAGCTATATCAATCGACTCCACCAACGATGTCGATCAGCCTCAGCCTTCGACAACGACGGCAAGAGCCACTACTTCAACTAATGACGATTTCCCCCCTGCCCTCTCGTCTTCCGATGGCATACCCAGTATTCCACAACCTCTGCTTCTCCGCCTCTTACACTCTGGATTCACGCACCAGGACACGCAGATTGACACGCAAGCTTTGCAGATTGTGCAGACGTATCTAGACGTTTTCGTGCGGGAGACGATTGCGAGGTGTgtggccgagaagaaggaagctgCGGAGCGgggagaggtggaggagagtgATGTCGGGTGGTTGGAGTTGGAGGATCTCGAGAAGGTGGGTGTGGGGATGATGCTGGACTTCTGATTGTTATGCCATGGATATGGACTCTCGGAACTCTCGCAATTCGTGGTAGGGCTGACTGAAGTGGAAGGCGGTCTCGCTCATGCCTTCTCGAGAAGTTCGTCGTCGTTCGAGGACGTTCTGGTGGGCATATGCCCTTGCACCATGTCTGAATCATATTCGCAACCTGCTGAATCCTTCAGACTGGTGTCCCTGCTCCTTCACATCTCGCTTAGATGACGTTGCAAAGAGCGAATCACCACGGGGTTCAGCAGCCATAAACGACATGCCGGAAGATGCGTCCTGAAAGACCGGGGAAGCCCAATGATACCAGTCCGATCTAGTAGTCTCTATGAGTTCCGATGCAACACCAATTCGGACTAATCAGCGCATCTTCGCTGCAGGGTTCTTGCCACAATCGCCGCTGTTCGTGTGGAATTTGGCAAGTACGAAAGCGAGGCATTGGCAACCGCATACCACAGCATGGCAGACCGCAAGAACCATCTGAAGTCTGCCACGACCTGTCTTACATATCGCCAGAACGCAAGAGTCTGTTCACGACATCCAGGTCTCGCGACGAATACTGTATGGTTCAATGAGAACCCGAAAACATATAAGACAGCGTTCGATGGTTGCACAAGAACATCATCCTACTCACCGCACGACTTCTCACAACTCGACCACGCAACGACAGCACAGCCACCGCAACCAACAATGCCTTCCAAGTATATCGTCGAGGTCCGCTACGACTCACCAAAACCCAAACCCACAATCAAAGCTTCCTTCAAATCTTCCTCTGGCGATGGCTGGTCC from Cercospora beticola chromosome 3, complete sequence includes the following:
- a CDS encoding uncharacterized protein (MEROPS:MER0078639) produces the protein MLFSQFVATLGFISITGALPSQKRSTTYVLKERHVVPRSWRKLGPASKRDTLNLKIGLVQQNPGAIEQHLMQISDPTHERYGKHLSQEEIDEIVAPPKESMDLVKSWLEEHGITNYVPNKSKTMIHCAIPIGKAETLLNTTYSTFKHEDGTEINRAPEWSLPEFLLDSVEIVQPTNSFFHPKQHLVSDNNAWHDAAWWKSEGQQVYPQAFAGTADGQYGQSYESNINGQPPPVQGAQVPQFGQSQPQQNGQPSQGGFQPPQGGNVGGTIDVSQVCQDQYVTPQCRRTLYGTIDYIPQAPNQQTVATTNYLNQTVIRSDISQFMQTFRPDASNIGNEVNIVSIANGDVDQNISPQKIAESTNQEANLDAGNIASIAYPIPLTAYHTGGSPPFQPSAATPDNTNEPYLEWLDYMLALDQVPQVISTSYGDEEMTVPRSYAERVCSGFAQLSARGVSLIVSTGDDGVGKDGQCIANDGSGDKFVAVFPASCPWVTGVGATSGFNPEVAVSRFASGGGFSYYFDAPEYQKSTTQAYIQSLGSQYGGAYNPTGRGYPDVAAHGDHDAVVFNGELSTIGGTSASAPTFAGVIALVNDALIAAGKPPLGFLNPWIYSVGYQGLTDIVSGSSSGCNTAGFPAQQGWDAVTGFGTPNFRQLVQLALNGPTDGSSALPRGGQ